One Spirochaeta africana DSM 8902 genomic window carries:
- the queA gene encoding tRNA preQ1(34) S-adenosylmethionine ribosyltransferase-isomerase QueA produces MLTKDFSFELPEELIAQLPTEERGASRMMVLDAPESGAETAASTASGANRYHRMVADIVDLLPANTVMVVNNSRVRRARLEATTRNGGTVEVLLLRHIHETGKGGCDGAWEVMLSKAKRRRPGEILGLPGDRQLEIRERQDSDSWLVTIQPGIDDDYLQQYGRVPLPPYIRRMHQDIDLDRYQTVYAETTGSVAAPTAGLHFTPEILSRIREKGIQLCSITLHVGLGTFLPVRAERITDHAMHREEYTISKETARAVEQARAAGRPVLAVGTTSVRALESSWQDDNTLATGAQSTDIFIYPGYRFRAVDMLFTNFHTPESTLLMLVSAFAGKERILAAYQEAVQLRYRFFSYGDAMLINRWSRPLLQNQP; encoded by the coding sequence ATGCTGACCAAAGATTTCTCTTTTGAACTTCCCGAAGAACTGATTGCACAGCTGCCCACCGAGGAGCGGGGTGCCAGTCGAATGATGGTGCTGGATGCACCGGAATCCGGTGCAGAGACAGCCGCGAGCACCGCATCAGGCGCCAACCGGTACCACCGCATGGTTGCGGACATCGTGGATCTGTTGCCGGCCAATACGGTAATGGTAGTAAACAACAGCCGCGTACGCCGTGCCCGGCTGGAAGCGACAACCCGCAACGGGGGCACCGTGGAGGTGCTGCTGCTGCGGCATATCCATGAAACAGGGAAAGGTGGCTGCGACGGAGCCTGGGAGGTCATGCTGAGCAAGGCCAAGCGTCGACGCCCGGGAGAAATCCTCGGGTTGCCCGGCGACCGACAGCTGGAGATACGGGAACGGCAGGACAGCGACAGCTGGCTGGTTACCATTCAGCCAGGCATCGACGATGACTACCTGCAGCAGTATGGCCGGGTGCCGCTGCCGCCCTACATCCGCCGCATGCATCAGGATATCGATCTGGACCGCTACCAGACGGTGTATGCCGAAACCACCGGATCGGTCGCGGCGCCGACGGCCGGGCTTCATTTTACCCCGGAGATTCTGTCGCGCATCAGGGAAAAAGGGATTCAGCTGTGCAGTATCACCCTGCACGTCGGGTTGGGAACCTTTCTGCCGGTTCGCGCCGAACGGATTACCGACCATGCCATGCACCGCGAGGAATACACCATCAGCAAGGAGACTGCCCGGGCTGTGGAGCAGGCCAGGGCAGCGGGACGCCCGGTACTGGCGGTAGGCACCACCAGTGTGCGGGCCCTGGAAAGCTCATGGCAGGATGACAACACCCTGGCAACCGGGGCGCAAAGCACTGATATCTTCATCTACCCGGGCTACCGGTTTCGGGCGGTCGACATGCTGTTTACCAATTTTCACACCCCGGAATCCACCCTGTTGATGCTGGTGTCAGCCTTTGCCGGCAAGGAACGCATCCTGGCGGCGTATCAGGAGGCA